One segment of Manihot esculenta cultivar AM560-2 chromosome 4, M.esculenta_v8, whole genome shotgun sequence DNA contains the following:
- the LOC110612903 gene encoding probable ribosome biogenesis protein RLP24 gives MRLEKCWFCSSTIYPGHGIQFVRNDAKIFRFCRSKCHKNFKMKRNPRKVKWTKAYRRLHGKDMTQDSTFEFERKRNRPERYDRNLAENTLKAIKKIDKVRSNREAKHIEKRMKGKKSKEQREAAKELEQSIHMVKPPLVLAQEPSLTLPKIKAKVSQQQADENHAMEE, from the exons ATGAGATTGGAGAAGTGTTGGTTCTGCTCCTCCACCATATACCCTGGACATGGTATCCAGTTTGTCCGTAATGATGCCAAG ATTTTTCGATTTTGTAGATCGAAATGCCACAAGAACTTCAAAATGAAGAGAAACCCTCGCAAGGTAAAATGGACCAAGGCCTACCGACGTTTGCATGGGAAGGATATGACACAG GATTCAACCTTTGAGTTCGAGAGAAAGAGGAATAGGCCTGAGAGATATGATAGAAATCTGGCTGAGAATACTCTCAAGGCTATTAAGAAGATTGATAAAGTCAGATCTAACAGGGAAGCTAAACACATTGAAAAGAG GATGAAGGGCAAGAAAAGCAAGGAGCAGAGAGAGGCTGCAAAGGAATTGGAGCAGAGCATCCACATGGTCAAACCTCCTTTGGTTCTTGCTCAAGAGCCATCTCTTACATTGCCCAAGATCAAGGCCAAGGTCTCACAACAGCAAGCCGACGAAAACCATGCAATGGAGGAGTGA
- the LOC110614012 gene encoding probable xyloglucan endotransglucosylase/hydrolase protein 23 codes for MYVGFVVMSFLLTASAAGNFSQYFDITWGDGRVKILENDQLLTLSLDKASGSGFRSKNQYLFGSIDMQLKLVPGNSAGTVTAYYLSSLGSAHDEIDFEFLGNLSGDPYILHTNVYTQGKGNREQQFYLWFDPTQDFHTYSVLWNPQAIIFSVDGIPIREFKNMESNGIEFPKSQPMWIYSSLWNADDWATRGGLVKTDWSQAPFTASYSNFDAQACIWSSPSGSLSCSFNSSDNLWLTQTLNATAQSTVKWVQENYMIYNYCADTNRFPQGLPPECSLA; via the exons ATGTATGTGGGATTTGTTGTGATGAGTTTTTTATTGACGGCTTCGGCGGCCGGCAACTTCAGTCAATATTTTGACATAACTTGGGGAGATGGTAGAGTAAAGATTCTTGAAAATGACCAACTTCTCACTCTTTCTCTTGACAAAGCTTCTGGTTCTGGCTTTAGATCAAAGAACCAATACTTGTTTGGGAGTATTGATATGCAGCTCAAGCTAGTGCCTGGAAATTCTGCTGGAACTGTCACTGCTTACTAT CTATCTTCCTTAGGGTCAGCCCATGATGAAATAGACTTTGAATTCCTTGGGAACCTTAGTGGAGATCCATATATTCTCCATACAAACGTATACACTCAAGGAAAAGGAAACAGAGAACAACAATTCTATCTTTGGTTTGATCCCACCCAAGATTTCCACACCTACTCCGTTCTTTGGAATCCTCAAGCCATCAT TTTCTCGGTGGATGGGATACCCATTAGAGAATTCAAGAACATGGAATCAAATGGTATAGAATTTCCAAAGAGCCAACCAATGTGGATATACTCTAGCCTATGGAATGCTGATGATTGGGCCACAAGGGGTGGACTTGTGAAGACAGACTGGAGCCAAGCACCTTTCACAGCTTCCTATAGCAACTTCGATGCACAGGCATGCATTTGGTCATCACCATCAGGATCTCTCTCTTGCTCCTTCAATTCCTCTGATAATTTATGGCTTACACAGACTCTCAACGCCACAGCCCAATCAACAGTGAAATGGGTCCAGGAGAACTACATGATTTACAACTATTGCGCTGATACTAACCGATTTCCTCAAGGACTCCCTCCTGAGTGCTCACTTGCTTGA